In one window of Bdellovibrio bacteriovorus DNA:
- a CDS encoding sigma-54 interaction domain-containing protein codes for MSTTMESQVIAHSPRFLKIIEIAKKVSASSANVLITGESGTGKEIIARMIHDLSPRRKEAFVPINCSAIPEQLLESELFGYAKGAFTGASNQKAGLFEEANGGTLFLDEIGDLDLHLQAKLLRVLQEKKVKRVGENHYRPLNIRILAATHNDLSEDVQQKKFREDLYFRLNVVPIEVPPLRERMEDILPLAQYFLKKFSLRHHSVEKHFASDVGSYLLSHSWWGNVRELENTIERAVVLSSGNEITVNDLDGNQKRSISMESVFERLCHKEGRLLSLEEMARQYIEYALQVNKGAREKTAKDLGIDRKTLYRKTHHPHQQRA; via the coding sequence ATGTCGACGACAATGGAATCACAAGTAATCGCACACAGTCCGCGCTTTTTAAAAATCATTGAAATTGCAAAAAAAGTTTCTGCCAGCTCTGCCAATGTGCTTATCACTGGCGAAAGTGGGACGGGGAAGGAAATCATCGCACGCATGATTCATGATCTCAGTCCCCGCCGCAAAGAAGCTTTTGTGCCGATCAACTGTTCGGCCATTCCAGAACAACTCTTAGAGAGTGAACTTTTCGGTTATGCCAAAGGCGCTTTCACCGGGGCCTCCAATCAAAAAGCCGGACTTTTTGAAGAGGCTAACGGGGGGACTCTTTTCTTGGATGAAATCGGCGATCTGGATTTGCACTTGCAAGCCAAGCTCTTACGAGTGCTCCAGGAAAAAAAAGTCAAAAGAGTCGGCGAGAATCATTATCGTCCACTGAATATTCGCATTCTTGCGGCCACTCACAATGACTTGAGTGAGGATGTGCAGCAGAAAAAATTTCGTGAAGATTTGTATTTTCGCTTAAATGTCGTACCGATTGAAGTGCCACCGTTGCGGGAACGCATGGAAGACATTCTGCCTTTGGCTCAATACTTTCTGAAGAAATTTTCGCTACGTCATCATTCCGTGGAAAAACATTTCGCATCGGATGTGGGAAGTTATTTGCTGTCACATTCCTGGTGGGGAAATGTGCGTGAACTTGAAAACACAATCGAGCGCGCTGTTGTTTTAAGTTCTGGAAATGAAATCACCGTGAATGATTTGGATGGAAACCAAAAACGGTCCATCAGCATGGAGTCGGTTTTTGAGCGCCTTTGTCACAAAGAGGGGCGTTTGCTTTCGTTGGAAGAAATGGCTCGGCAGTATATCGAGTACGCCCTTCAAGTGAATAAGGGCGCACGAGAGAAAACTGCAAAAGACTTAGGGATTGACCG
- a CDS encoding type 1 glutamine amidotransferase domain-containing protein has product MTSKKVLFVLTSTDRLGNSGHHTGAYLSEITHPYDELVRAGYSVDMVSPKGGKVPLDGVKMDDPINATWMNDEEFLEKIESSLKPSQINAADYAAILYVGGHGAMFDLPDNKELQNIAIGIFENEGVVASVCHGAAGLVNVRLSSGPYLVQGHELAGFTNDEEETVGMEKVVPFLLESKLKERGALFSSAPKFTSHVIKSGRLVSGQNPASAAEVGQALVEVLDFISEGRSVPEKNWCEWGHP; this is encoded by the coding sequence ATGACGAGTAAGAAGGTACTTTTTGTTTTAACCAGCACGGATCGTTTGGGGAATTCGGGGCATCACACCGGGGCATACCTGTCAGAAATCACCCATCCTTATGACGAACTTGTTCGTGCCGGCTATAGCGTGGATATGGTGAGTCCTAAAGGCGGTAAGGTGCCCCTAGATGGCGTCAAGATGGACGACCCCATCAATGCGACCTGGATGAACGACGAAGAGTTTCTAGAAAAAATCGAAAGTTCATTAAAACCATCGCAGATCAATGCCGCCGACTATGCCGCCATTCTGTATGTGGGTGGGCACGGGGCGATGTTTGATTTGCCCGACAATAAAGAGCTGCAAAATATCGCGATCGGTATTTTTGAAAATGAGGGTGTCGTGGCCTCTGTCTGTCATGGGGCTGCGGGGTTGGTGAATGTCCGCCTTTCTAGCGGACCGTATCTAGTGCAAGGTCATGAACTTGCAGGTTTCACAAATGATGAAGAAGAAACTGTGGGTATGGAAAAAGTCGTTCCATTTCTTTTGGAAAGTAAATTGAAGGAACGAGGGGCTTTATTTTCATCAGCTCCTAAGTTTACTTCGCATGTTATAAAAAGTGGCCGGCTTGTCAGCGGGCAAAACCCGGCTTCGGCGGCCGAGGTAGGACAGGCCTTGGTTGAAGTCTTAGATTTTATTTCTGAAGGAAGATCGGTACCTGAAAAGAATTGGTGTGAATGGGGGCATCCGTAA
- a CDS encoding murein L,D-transpeptidase catalytic domain family protein, with translation MTLRILSLLSFFFISSAFAQTPEVDLSKYDYVDPKKEVPTVALAKALTYYDVYYNKIANKNYVTVIDFTQASHQKRMYLIDMKTGLVTRYLVSHGRGSDPSHTGMAKKFSNIEGSKMSSIGMYVTGAEYSGKHGRSMRLVGLEKTNDQAMSRAIVVHGAWYVDPQYKPLGRSEGCPAVEQKYINTVVSQLKGGSVYYIWAGQP, from the coding sequence ATGACGTTACGTATTTTATCTCTTCTCAGTTTTTTCTTTATATCTTCTGCCTTTGCACAGACGCCCGAGGTGGATTTATCCAAGTATGATTATGTTGATCCGAAAAAAGAAGTGCCCACGGTGGCTCTGGCTAAAGCACTCACCTATTACGATGTTTATTATAATAAAATCGCCAATAAAAACTATGTGACCGTGATCGACTTCACCCAGGCGTCACATCAAAAACGTATGTACTTGATAGATATGAAAACGGGGCTGGTCACTCGCTACTTGGTTTCGCATGGCCGCGGCTCTGACCCCAGCCACACTGGAATGGCAAAGAAATTTTCCAATATCGAAGGCTCTAAGATGTCATCCATCGGTATGTACGTGACCGGGGCGGAATACAGTGGTAAACATGGCCGCTCTATGCGCCTAGTGGGTTTAGAAAAAACCAACGATCAAGCGATGAGTCGCGCGATTGTTGTGCATGGTGCCTGGTATGTTGACCCTCAATATAAGCCCTTGGGTCGCAGTGAAGGCTGTCCGGCGGTGGAACAAAAGTACATCAACACCGTCGTCAGTCAGCTTAAAGGCGGAAGTGTTTATTATATTTGGGCGGGACAACCTTAG
- a CDS encoding pseudouridine synthase codes for MELLYKDDYFIAVNKPSGFHVHPHENVQHRVSRDKICLYHARRMMKQHVYPVHRLDAATSGVLLFALSSESAREICKLFTDRATQKTYQAVVRGYVKEEGVIELPLELDSTGELVDAKTSFKRLGTKEFPVAVGKKFPTARYSWVEVTPHTGRYHQIRRHFNRISHPLLGDAVHGDSHHNRFFRNDVGIEGLCLKALRLEFIHPWSGERVTIEAPPCEKWNKIQNLFAPDKGE; via the coding sequence GTGGAACTGCTGTACAAGGATGACTACTTTATCGCCGTCAATAAACCGTCGGGATTTCACGTTCATCCACATGAAAATGTCCAGCATCGTGTTTCAAGAGATAAAATCTGTCTTTATCATGCCCGTCGCATGATGAAACAACATGTATATCCTGTTCATCGTCTGGATGCCGCAACGAGCGGTGTCCTTCTTTTCGCTCTTTCATCCGAATCGGCGCGCGAGATCTGCAAACTCTTCACCGACCGCGCCACTCAGAAAACATATCAAGCTGTGGTCCGTGGTTACGTCAAAGAAGAAGGCGTGATTGAGCTCCCCTTAGAGCTCGATTCCACGGGCGAACTGGTCGACGCTAAAACTTCGTTTAAACGCTTAGGTACAAAAGAATTCCCCGTCGCTGTCGGGAAAAAATTTCCAACAGCACGCTATTCATGGGTGGAAGTCACTCCCCATACCGGTCGCTATCACCAGATCCGCCGTCACTTTAATCGCATTTCACACCCTCTTTTAGGGGACGCCGTTCATGGCGATTCGCACCACAACCGCTTTTTCCGCAATGATGTGGGAATTGAGGGGCTTTGTCTAAAAGCATTGCGCCTGGAGTTCATCCACCCGTGGAGTGGCGAAAGAGTCACAATCGAAGCTCCTCCCTGCGAAAAATGGAATAAAATTCAAAACTTGTTTGCTCCTGACAAGGGGGAATAA
- a CDS encoding M1 family metallopeptidase — MSKAQALHKLMIVVALLLILLVTMQSHAAPVHHKMQVELLPGLKMLKAQDTLTFAKDSPRKLSFVLHKDLQVSVTSADDSLILLHAATKEAPYAEYGLQLGSQDNKVSLYYQGVIFDAVVNDNSNGLIAPEGATLFGSTYWYPSFLDTQKSFDITVKTPLAWRSLIQGQITSTEVDSTSRTTRFVEIYPQEEIYLVAGPFSFYEKEMKDGKKVQVLLRKEDPSLAQSFISLVPGFIEHYASSIAPYPYSSFTVVENFWETGYGMPSFTLLGPTVIRLPFILNSSLPHEVLHNWWGNSVYVDYDKGNWSEGLTTYMADHWQQELAGNDRGYRLNTLITYSDFVAANPKNDFPVRQFRGRHNSSSQAVGYGKTMMIFHMLEFRFGKDLFKKALQDFYTENLYQRVSFFEIQKSFEKITNQNLNSFFTQWLDRDGAPQIELPDVKVMRWLDGSYSTTYVLAQTQNAPPYELHIPVVWTLENGQVVRQIARLFDKSQVFSLVSHSRPVKVAVDPDYHVFRKLFVEERPATLSSAFGSPEVHFFFDPSQTTAEKFAQSWAASTEGKDSFHSVADTLNLPTQGALVFVGEKDLFAQFMKSQLEDQNFELTDTTVRIDSQTFQLADTSTVFVTRLKSNPQQTVVWVRWSKDNNPVEWASRLTHYGTFGILVFKGRPAVLKSTWPVLQSPLQRNL; from the coding sequence ATGTCTAAGGCGCAAGCTCTTCACAAACTCATGATTGTGGTGGCTCTTCTTTTAATTCTACTTGTGACTATGCAGTCTCACGCAGCCCCTGTGCATCACAAGATGCAGGTGGAACTTCTTCCTGGTCTTAAGATGCTTAAAGCCCAAGACACTCTGACTTTTGCGAAGGATTCTCCTCGCAAGCTCAGCTTCGTTCTTCACAAAGACCTTCAAGTGTCTGTCACCAGTGCGGACGACAGCCTTATTTTATTGCATGCGGCAACCAAGGAAGCACCCTACGCTGAATACGGATTGCAACTAGGAAGCCAGGACAACAAAGTGTCCTTGTATTATCAAGGTGTGATCTTTGATGCTGTCGTGAATGACAACTCCAACGGCTTGATTGCCCCGGAAGGAGCGACTCTCTTCGGGAGCACTTATTGGTACCCGTCTTTCCTCGACACGCAAAAAAGTTTCGATATCACCGTCAAAACCCCGTTGGCTTGGAGATCCTTAATCCAAGGTCAAATCACAAGCACCGAGGTGGACTCCACCTCTCGCACGACACGATTTGTTGAAATCTATCCCCAAGAAGAAATCTATCTGGTCGCCGGTCCCTTCTCATTCTACGAAAAAGAAATGAAAGACGGAAAAAAGGTGCAGGTCCTTTTGCGCAAAGAAGATCCCTCCTTAGCGCAAAGTTTTATTTCTTTAGTTCCGGGCTTTATTGAGCACTATGCTTCGAGCATCGCTCCTTATCCGTATTCTTCCTTCACCGTTGTCGAGAATTTTTGGGAAACCGGCTACGGCATGCCGAGCTTTACGCTTTTAGGTCCTACCGTGATTCGCCTGCCGTTCATCTTAAATTCTTCCCTGCCGCATGAAGTTTTGCACAACTGGTGGGGGAATAGCGTTTACGTAGACTATGACAAAGGCAACTGGAGTGAAGGCTTAACAACCTACATGGCCGATCACTGGCAACAAGAACTTGCTGGAAATGACCGCGGGTATCGCCTAAATACTCTCATCACCTACTCTGACTTCGTCGCGGCCAATCCAAAAAACGATTTCCCAGTGCGCCAGTTCCGTGGACGTCACAACTCCAGCTCGCAAGCCGTGGGTTATGGCAAGACCATGATGATTTTCCATATGCTCGAGTTCCGCTTCGGCAAAGACCTTTTCAAAAAAGCGTTGCAGGATTTTTACACGGAAAATCTGTATCAGCGAGTTTCTTTTTTCGAGATCCAAAAGAGTTTTGAAAAAATCACGAATCAGAACTTAAATAGCTTTTTCACGCAGTGGTTAGACCGCGATGGAGCTCCGCAGATCGAACTTCCTGATGTGAAAGTCATGCGTTGGTTGGATGGTTCTTACAGCACCACTTATGTGTTGGCTCAGACCCAAAACGCTCCCCCTTACGAGCTGCACATCCCGGTGGTATGGACCTTAGAAAATGGCCAGGTGGTTCGTCAGATCGCTCGTCTTTTTGATAAATCTCAGGTCTTTTCACTTGTCAGCCACTCACGTCCCGTCAAGGTCGCGGTGGATCCTGATTATCATGTTTTTAGAAAGCTCTTCGTTGAAGAACGCCCCGCGACGTTGTCTTCGGCATTTGGAAGCCCTGAGGTCCATTTCTTTTTCGATCCCTCTCAAACGACGGCAGAAAAGTTCGCGCAGTCTTGGGCGGCCTCCACAGAAGGAAAAGACAGCTTTCACTCCGTGGCAGACACCTTGAATCTACCTACGCAAGGCGCCCTGGTTTTTGTTGGCGAAAAGGATCTCTTTGCGCAGTTCATGAAATCGCAACTGGAAGATCAAAATTTTGAACTGACTGACACGACAGTTCGCATCGACTCACAGACATTCCAACTTGCGGACACCAGCACTGTGTTCGTGACAAGATTGAAATCCAATCCGCAGCAAACAGTAGTGTGGGTGCGCTGGAGCAAGGACAATAATCCTGTCGAATGGGCGTCGCGCCTCACGCACTACGGGACTTTTGGTATCTTGGTATTTAAAGGGCGTCCTGCCGTTTTAAAAAGCACCTGGCCCGTTCTACAGTCTCCCCTGCAAAGAAATTTGTAA
- a CDS encoding ferritin-like domain-containing protein: protein MSNENQKVVALLNEIIEMEISGVVRYLHYALMIKGPNRIPIVKWFHDQANEGYQHASMVGEKITALGGHPSLKVSPVPETKTHKVLDILKESLDFEQSALAKYKEVLKHCADDVALEEMIRGMIRLETEHIEEVVKMLDVNT, encoded by the coding sequence ATGTCTAATGAAAATCAAAAAGTTGTCGCTTTACTGAATGAAATTATCGAGATGGAAATTTCCGGCGTAGTTCGCTATCTGCACTATGCATTGATGATCAAAGGGCCTAACCGTATTCCAATCGTTAAATGGTTCCATGACCAAGCGAATGAAGGTTATCAGCATGCTTCCATGGTCGGCGAAAAGATCACAGCTTTAGGCGGTCACCCTTCTTTGAAGGTGTCACCGGTTCCAGAAACTAAAACTCACAAGGTTTTGGATATTTTGAAAGAAAGCTTAGACTTCGAACAAAGCGCTTTGGCAAAGTATAAAGAAGTGCTTAAACACTGCGCAGACGACGTTGCTTTAGAAGAGATGATCCGCGGGATGATTCGTCTAGAGACCGAGCATATTGAAGAAGTGGTGAAGATGCTCGATGTGAACACTTAA
- a CDS encoding type 1 glutamine amidotransferase domain-containing protein — protein MPLPKKDFDPTEAAVPWRTLSRAGVQIYFATSDGGKATCDDRMISGDGLGVLAPLLVADKNAQAAYEDMIQCSEFRSPLKWENAREVDFDGLILPGGHAPGMKEYLESPVLQSQTAAFFERGKPVGAICHGVVLVARSKCGNGQSVLYGRKTTSLLQSQELLAWNLTRWWLGDYYRTYPQTVEAEVRQSLQAPQDFLRGPLPLSRDSDSSLSAGFAVCDENYVSARWPGDAHLFARKFLERLLT, from the coding sequence ATGCCTTTACCAAAAAAAGATTTTGATCCAACTGAAGCCGCGGTTCCCTGGAGAACTCTCTCCCGCGCGGGCGTGCAGATTTACTTTGCGACTTCGGATGGAGGCAAGGCGACTTGTGATGATCGCATGATCAGCGGTGACGGTTTGGGAGTCCTGGCTCCACTTCTTGTCGCCGACAAAAATGCCCAGGCGGCCTATGAGGATATGATTCAGTGCTCGGAATTTCGATCTCCGTTAAAGTGGGAAAATGCACGCGAAGTCGATTTTGATGGCCTTATTTTGCCTGGTGGGCATGCGCCGGGTATGAAAGAGTATTTGGAATCTCCGGTTTTGCAAAGCCAAACGGCGGCTTTTTTCGAAAGAGGAAAACCGGTGGGTGCAATTTGTCATGGTGTCGTTCTGGTGGCGCGAAGCAAATGTGGCAACGGTCAGAGCGTGCTTTATGGTAGAAAGACAACCTCACTGTTACAATCGCAAGAGTTGTTAGCTTGGAATCTGACGCGCTGGTGGTTAGGAGATTATTATCGAACCTATCCGCAGACAGTAGAGGCCGAAGTGCGCCAATCTTTGCAAGCTCCCCAGGATTTTTTAAGAGGCCCTTTGCCTCTATCCCGTGATAGTGACAGCAGTCTGAGTGCAGGCTTTGCCGTGTGTGATGAGAACTATGTTTCAGCGCGATGGCCCGGGGACGCCCATCTCTTCGCACGTAAGTTTTTAGAAAGACTTCTGACCTAA
- a CDS encoding sigma-54-dependent transcriptional regulator has product MKSRILVVDDEESIREFLEIMLKKEGYEVTLAEDGQKAKDLLTKKTFDMIISDLQMPHVTGIELLKHVKESYPDTVFMLITAFGTTETAVEAMKMGAYDYLTKPFKIDEVRLNIQNALRSRNLEVENRSLKKELVKEYSFQNMVGNSPAMHAIYDMVKRVSQTPTNVLITGESGTGKEVVAKAIHYNGPLKDRPFVTVNCGAIPENLMESEMFGHKKGSFTGAVSDKAGLFEVADSGTLFLDEVGELPLTIQVKLLRAIQERVIRRVGATEDMKVEVRIIAATNRNLEEMVQKGTFRQDLFYRLNVINIKTPGLRERREDVPLLANHFLKKYNERLGKNIGAISAEAMEILKKYDYPGNVRELENLIERTVALEGGATILPESLPPMVNTASGRKMASSNEIEIGDDGVDLDKVMGQIEKELLVKAIHAAGGVKKRAAKLLHISFRSMRYRIEKYNLGVVGDDELDDE; this is encoded by the coding sequence ATGAAGTCGAGAATTCTTGTTGTCGATGACGAAGAATCCATTCGCGAGTTTTTAGAGATCATGCTTAAAAAAGAAGGCTATGAAGTGACTTTGGCTGAGGATGGCCAAAAAGCGAAAGACCTTCTAACGAAAAAAACTTTCGATATGATCATTTCGGATCTACAGATGCCGCATGTGACGGGTATCGAGCTTCTGAAACACGTCAAAGAATCTTACCCTGATACGGTCTTCATGTTGATCACGGCTTTCGGTACAACCGAAACTGCGGTTGAAGCCATGAAGATGGGTGCCTACGATTATTTGACGAAGCCGTTTAAGATTGATGAAGTTCGTTTGAACATTCAAAATGCTTTACGTTCTCGCAACTTGGAAGTTGAAAATAGATCTCTTAAAAAAGAACTCGTTAAAGAATACTCTTTCCAAAACATGGTCGGAAACTCTCCGGCGATGCACGCGATTTACGATATGGTTAAGCGTGTCTCTCAAACTCCAACAAACGTTTTGATCACGGGGGAGTCGGGAACAGGTAAAGAGGTCGTTGCAAAAGCGATTCACTACAATGGTCCTTTGAAAGACCGTCCGTTTGTGACTGTCAACTGTGGTGCTATTCCTGAAAACTTGATGGAATCTGAAATGTTCGGTCATAAGAAGGGCTCTTTCACAGGCGCTGTTTCAGATAAAGCGGGTCTTTTCGAAGTGGCTGATTCCGGAACTCTGTTCCTGGATGAGGTCGGTGAGTTGCCTTTGACGATTCAGGTAAAGCTTCTTCGTGCGATTCAAGAGCGTGTAATTCGCCGTGTGGGTGCGACGGAAGACATGAAAGTCGAAGTGCGTATCATCGCGGCGACAAACAGAAATCTTGAAGAGATGGTTCAAAAAGGAACTTTCCGTCAAGATTTGTTCTATCGCTTGAATGTTATCAATATCAAAACTCCGGGCCTTCGCGAACGCCGTGAAGACGTTCCTTTGCTCGCAAATCACTTCCTTAAAAAGTACAACGAGCGTTTGGGTAAAAACATCGGCGCAATCAGCGCAGAAGCAATGGAGATTTTAAAGAAGTATGACTATCCAGGTAACGTGCGTGAGCTTGAAAACTTGATCGAGCGCACAGTGGCTTTAGAAGGTGGCGCAACCATCCTTCCTGAATCTTTGCCACCGATGGTGAATACGGCATCGGGCCGCAAGATGGCCTCGTCCAATGAAATCGAAATCGGTGATGACGGTGTTGATCTTGATAAGGTGATGGGACAGATTGAAAAAGAACTTTTGGTGAAAGCGATTCACGCCGCCGGCGGAGTGAAAAAGAGAGCTGCCAAGCTTCTTCATATTTCATTCCGATCTATGCGATATCGCATAGAAAAATACAACCTCGGTGTTGTTGGTGATGATGAACTAGATGATGAATAA
- a CDS encoding two-component system sensor histidine kinase NtrB — protein sequence MRLSFALQNNKEQGLMVEFGRLSLFVLILVISVISSIVQEGFVNWSILGPFYSILTVALGLHLIWFSFWDQLLQRPLLLFLGFVADSLLISLLIYHSGISQSLFLFLHLVNILLAGIACRGVGAVTLALFTSIFFSGAALFSPEMKALNFFFLLALNNIAFFSVAGLSGYLSEQLQFVGSELKKTGLSLRSAQELNEVLVENIPTGMVSFTENGEIVKANSSALEILGMPDVSSANFYQLFPDVDKAESLVKKDVKYAPSPEAQAKILGLTVSKIYSPELQSHLSIALFDDLTKIRQLEYNARQNEKLAAVGGLAAGIAHEIRNPLAGISGSIEMLTQTVTNEDDRKLMKIVLREIDRLNNLITEFLDYARPETPPTDPVDLSSLVTEVLDSMRTNNQVRADVEQVRQYDAGLKILGRRDKLKQAFLNIIINSYQAMNESPQPKISVQAVTKGNEVEVRIRDAGCGMSEATKKKMFEPFHTTKPKGTGLGLAVTHKILEGHGAQVFVESEVGVGTEFILTFPKAN from the coding sequence ATGCGCCTAAGTTTTGCTTTGCAGAACAATAAAGAACAAGGACTGATGGTGGAGTTTGGCCGCCTCAGTCTTTTTGTTCTTATACTTGTTATCAGTGTTATTTCCAGCATCGTTCAAGAAGGATTCGTGAACTGGTCCATCTTAGGGCCGTTTTATTCCATTCTGACAGTGGCACTGGGACTTCATTTGATTTGGTTTTCCTTCTGGGACCAGTTGCTGCAACGTCCGCTTCTTTTGTTTTTGGGTTTTGTCGCCGACTCGCTGCTGATTTCACTTTTGATTTATCATTCGGGAATCAGTCAGTCCTTGTTTCTATTTTTGCACTTAGTAAATATCTTATTAGCGGGTATCGCGTGTCGCGGCGTGGGCGCGGTGACGTTGGCTCTTTTTACGAGCATCTTTTTTTCTGGGGCAGCTCTGTTTTCGCCAGAAATGAAAGCCCTGAATTTCTTTTTTCTTTTAGCTTTAAATAATATCGCGTTCTTCTCGGTCGCGGGATTGTCGGGATATTTAAGTGAACAGCTTCAATTTGTTGGTAGCGAACTTAAAAAAACCGGTCTAAGCCTTCGTTCTGCGCAAGAACTTAACGAAGTTTTGGTTGAGAATATTCCGACAGGAATGGTCTCATTCACTGAAAACGGAGAAATTGTAAAAGCAAACTCTTCGGCGCTCGAGATTTTAGGCATGCCCGATGTTTCGTCGGCGAACTTTTATCAGCTTTTTCCAGACGTTGATAAGGCAGAGTCTTTAGTCAAAAAAGACGTGAAGTACGCACCGTCGCCAGAAGCTCAGGCAAAAATCCTAGGTCTGACGGTATCCAAAATCTATAGTCCTGAGCTTCAATCACATCTTTCTATCGCGCTTTTTGATGACTTAACTAAAATTCGTCAATTGGAATACAACGCCCGTCAAAATGAAAAGTTGGCAGCGGTGGGCGGCTTGGCGGCGGGGATTGCCCATGAAATTCGCAATCCGTTAGCCGGTATCAGCGGCAGTATAGAGATGCTGACTCAAACAGTGACGAACGAAGATGATCGTAAACTGATGAAAATTGTTCTTCGGGAAATTGATCGCTTGAACAACCTAATCACTGAATTTCTGGATTACGCGCGCCCCGAAACGCCGCCGACAGATCCGGTGGATTTGTCTTCGCTTGTGACGGAAGTTTTGGACTCTATGCGTACCAACAATCAAGTGCGCGCCGATGTCGAGCAAGTCAGACAGTACGATGCCGGGTTAAAGATCTTAGGTCGTCGTGATAAATTGAAACAGGCTTTTTTAAATATCATTATCAACTCATACCAAGCGATGAATGAAAGTCCGCAACCGAAAATTTCCGTTCAAGCCGTGACGAAAGGCAATGAAGTGGAAGTGCGCATTCGTGATGCCGGATGTGGAATGAGCGAAGCGACGAAGAAGAAAATGTTTGAACCCTTCCACACGACGAAACCTAAAGGCACGGGCCTAGGTCTAGCTGTGACTCATAAGATTTTGGAAGGGCATGGAGCACAAGTCTTTGTCGAAAGCGAAGTCGGCGTAGGTACTGAGTTTATTTTGACTTTTCCCAAAGCAAACTGA
- a CDS encoding type II secretion system F family protein: MAKFQYQAKNASGQVVQGEIEAANQQEAIIRLRAQQLLPVRVVQFGGARAAAGKSSTGLFAPRVNGKDLQVFTRQFATLINAGIPVVDSLKILSEGLRPGLLKEASAQVKTSIEGGRRLADSMAQVPNVFDKLYVNMIQAGEEAGILDSILQRLASYMEKSEKLKAQVKGALVYPMVIIVVAMIVIAGILVFIIPKFMEFFASSGKEPPALTQMVVNLSNSMINNWYVYLVVLIVGPFVFAQWIRTDAGKDAFDRFIMKAPVFGEVVQKSAIARLTRTLSTLLSSGVGLIEAIDISSKTAGNIVIEQSLLRCKESVTQGRTFAAPLGKEKAFPEMVVQMISIGEQSGTLDIMLGKIADFYEDEVETAVKAMTSLLEPLLMVVLGGIIAVLVVAMYLPIFNMADVVQ, encoded by the coding sequence ATGGCAAAGTTTCAATACCAAGCAAAAAACGCCTCGGGCCAAGTGGTTCAAGGTGAAATCGAAGCCGCCAACCAACAAGAGGCGATCATTCGTTTAAGAGCGCAGCAGCTGTTGCCTGTTCGTGTCGTGCAATTTGGTGGCGCGCGTGCGGCCGCAGGAAAAAGCAGCACGGGGCTTTTTGCTCCGCGTGTGAATGGAAAAGATCTTCAAGTTTTCACTCGACAGTTTGCTACTTTGATCAATGCCGGTATTCCCGTCGTGGACTCCTTAAAAATTCTTTCTGAAGGTCTGCGCCCAGGGCTTTTAAAAGAGGCCTCTGCTCAAGTAAAAACTTCGATCGAAGGCGGTCGTCGTTTGGCTGACTCTATGGCGCAAGTGCCGAATGTTTTCGATAAACTTTACGTGAACATGATCCAAGCGGGTGAAGAAGCCGGTATCTTGGATAGCATTCTGCAACGTCTTGCCAGCTACATGGAAAAATCTGAAAAGCTGAAAGCGCAAGTCAAAGGAGCCTTGGTGTATCCGATGGTCATCATCGTCGTTGCGATGATCGTTATCGCGGGTATCCTGGTTTTCATTATTCCAAAGTTCATGGAATTCTTTGCGTCTTCAGGAAAAGAACCACCTGCTTTAACTCAAATGGTGGTGAATCTAAGTAACTCGATGATTAATAACTGGTACGTATACCTGGTCGTTCTGATTGTCGGTCCTTTCGTGTTTGCGCAGTGGATCCGCACTGATGCGGGTAAAGACGCGTTTGATCGTTTCATCATGAAAGCACCGGTTTTTGGTGAAGTGGTGCAAAAGTCTGCGATCGCCCGTTTGACTAGAACACTTTCCACCTTGTTGTCTTCGGGTGTAGGGTTGATCGAGGCCATTGATATTTCTTCAAAAACTGCGGGCAATATCGTTATCGAGCAGTCTTTGCTTCGCTGTAAAGAGTCCGTAACCCAAGGTCGTACTTTTGCGGCACCTCTAGGAAAAGAAAAAGCCTTCCCCGAGATGGTCGTACAAATGATCTCGATTGGCGAACAGTCGGGTACTTTGGATATCATGTTGGGTAAGATCGCCGACTTCTATGAAGATGAAGTCGAAACCGCAGTAAAAGCTATGACCTCACTTCTAGAGCCTCTTTTGATGGTTGTTTTGGGTGGTATTATCGCCGTTCTTGTCGTGGCGATGTATCTTCCGATCTTCAATATGGCGGATGTGGTTCAATAG